The Synchiropus splendidus isolate RoL2022-P1 chromosome 1, RoL_Sspl_1.0, whole genome shotgun sequence genome includes a window with the following:
- the cnga3a gene encoding cyclic nucleotide-gated channel cone photoreceptor subunit alpha isoform X1 — MAKVNVAHSIKTTQQLPGCTSDDELSVIENGDNRDHLACEGNSEMPSLSHRSSFTGDGAMARLSYFFFMLHNWASNRVKPEEERHDSFLERFRGPELKEMASRESNALGQSDSVHKRNKWTLAAFNVNNCNNTDSKKEDKKDEIKKEEKKDNKDEKKDEKKDEKKDDKKDDKKDDKKDDKKDDKKDDKKDDKKDDKKDDKKKEEPPKEIWLMDPAADQYYRWLTIIAGPVFYNLMMIVTRACFNELQESYTKLWIILDYTSDFIYYTDTFVRSRTGYLEQGLLVKDAQKLRAKYRTTSQFKYDMISMIPTDLLFLKYGYNNPEFRFNRLCKISRLFEFFERTETRTSFPNIFRISNLVLYILVIIHWNACMFFAISKTIGFGSDTWVYPNISHPEHGRLARKYIYSLYWSTLTLTTIGETPAPVRDVEFLFVIADFLTGVLIFASIVGNVGAMISNMNASRAEFQAKIDSIKQYMQFRKVTKDLEARVIKWFDYLWTEKKTCDEKEVLKNLPDKLKAEIAINVHLDTLKKVRIFQDCEAGLLIELVLKLQPQVFSPGDYICKKGDIGREMYIIKEGKLAVVADDGVTQFVVLSDGAYFGEISILGIKGSKAGNRRTANIRSVGYSDLFALSKDDLMEALTEYPEAKKALEEKGKAILMKDNLIDEAVANAGADPKDLEEKITKLQSNLQDMQGKFAQMMAQFISSQSQMKKRVTEMEAKVTAIKPQDLAEVVADKDKKVQ; from the exons ATGGCTAAAGTCAACGTGGCGCACTCCATTAAAACGACGCAGCAGTTGCCTGGCTGCACATCCGACGACGAGCTATCGGTCATTGAAAATGGAGACAACAG AGACCACCTTGCCTGTGAAGGCAACTCTGAGATGCCTTCACTGTCCCACAGAAGTTCATTTACAGGGGACGGAGCAATGGCCAG GCTCTCTTACTTCTTCTTCATGCTACACAACTGGGCCTCCAACAGAGTAAAACCAGAGGAAGAGAGGCACGACTCTTTCTTGGAGCGCTTTAGAGGCCCCGAGCTCAAAGAAATGGCCAGTCGAGAGAGCAATGCTCTGGGTCAGAGTGACTCAGTCCACAAACGGAA TAAGTGGACACTCGCTGCTTTTAACGTGAATAATTGCAACAACACAGACAG CAAAAAAGAGGACAAAAAAGACGAGATTaaaaaagaggagaagaaagacaaCAAGGATGAGAAaaaggatgaaaagaaagatgaGAAAAAAGACGACAAAAAAGACGACAAAAAGGACGATAAAAAGGATGATAAGAAGGACGATAAAAAGGATGATAAGAAGGACGATAAAAAGGATGATAAGAAGGATGACAAAAAGAAAGAGGAGCCACC GAAAGAAATCTGGCTGATGGATCCAGCCGCAGACCAGTACTACAGGTGGCTCACCATCATTGCTGGACCCGTCTTTTACAACCTGATGATGATCGTGACAAG GGCTTGTTTCAATGAGCTCCAGGAGAGTTACACCAAACTCTGGATCATCTTAGACTACACCTCAGACTTCATCTACTACACAGACACGTTTGTGAGGTCAAGAACAG GTTACTTGGAGCAAGGCCTGCTGGTGAAGGACGCCCAGAAACTACGAGCCAAATACAGAACCACGTCTCAATTCAAATATGACATGATCTCTATGATCCCCACCGACCTCCTGTTTCTGAAGTATGGCTATAACAACCCGGAGTTCAGATTCAACCGCCTGTGCAAAATCTCCCGGCTGTTTGAGTTCTTTGAGAGGACTGAAACCAGGACCAGCTTCCCCAATATATTTCGCATCAGTAACCTCGTGCTGTATATCTTAGTCATTATCCACTGGAACGCTTGCATGTTCTTTGCCATCTCTAAAACCATTGGTTTTGGAAGCGACACCTGGGTGTATCCCAATATCAGCCACCCAGAACACGGGCGCCTCGCCAGGAAGTACATCTACTCCCTGTACTGGTCCACACTGACCCTCACCACTATTGGAGAGACCCCTGCCCCGGTCAGGGATGTGGAATTCCTATTTGTCATCGCAGACTTCCTGACAGGCGTGCTGATCTTTGCTAGTATCGTCGGTAACGTCGGTGCCATGATCTCCAACATGAACGCCTCCCGTGCCGAGTTCCAGGCAAAGATTGACTCTATTAAGCAATACATGCAATTTCGAAAGGTCACCAAAGACCTGGAAGCCAGGGTCATCAAATGGTTCGACTACCTGTGGACTGAGAAGAAGACCTGCGATGAAAAAGAAGTCCTAAAGAACCTGCCGGACAAGCTCAAGGCCGAGATCGCCATCAACGTCCACCTCGATACGTTAAAGAAAGTTCGAATCTTCCAGGACTGTGAGGCCGGTCTCCTTATCGAGCTGGTGCTGAAGCTCCAACCCCAAGTCTTCAGTCCAGGGGACTACATCTGCAAGAAGGGAGATATTGGCAGGGAGATGTACATTATCAAGGAGGGCAAGCTGGCTGTGGTGGCTGATGATGGTGTCACTCAGTTCGTGGTTCTCAGTGATGGCGCCTACTTTGGAGAAATCAGTATTCTGGGGATCAAAGGCAGTAAAGCTGGCAACAGGAGAACAGCCAACATCCGGAGCGTGGGCTACTCGGATCTCTTTGCCTTGTCTAAAGACGACCTGATGGAAGCTCTCACTGAGTACCCAGAGGCCAAGAAGGCCCTGGAGGAGAAGGGCAAGGCCATTCTGATGAAAGACAACCTGATTGATGAGGCGGTAGCCAACGCTGGTGCTGACCCCAAGGACTTAGAAGAGAAGATCACCAAACTCCAAAGCAATCTGCAAGACATGCAGGGCAAGTTTGCCCAGATGATGGCCCAGTTCATCTCCAGTCAGAgccagatgaagaagagggtgaCCGAGATGGAGGCCAAAGTGACTGCCATCAAACCGCAGGACTTGGCTGAGGTGGTGGCGGACAAGGACAAGAAGGTGCAGTGA
- the cnga3a gene encoding cyclic nucleotide-gated channel cone photoreceptor subunit alpha isoform X2, which produces MAKVNVAHSIKTTQQLPGCTSDDELSVIENGDNRDHLACEGNSEMPSLSHRSSFTGDGAMARVKPEEERHDSFLERFRGPELKEMASRESNALGQSDSVHKRNKWTLAAFNVNNCNNTDSKKEDKKDEIKKEEKKDNKDEKKDEKKDEKKDDKKDDKKDDKKDDKKDDKKDDKKDDKKDDKKDDKKKEEPPKEIWLMDPAADQYYRWLTIIAGPVFYNLMMIVTRACFNELQESYTKLWIILDYTSDFIYYTDTFVRSRTGYLEQGLLVKDAQKLRAKYRTTSQFKYDMISMIPTDLLFLKYGYNNPEFRFNRLCKISRLFEFFERTETRTSFPNIFRISNLVLYILVIIHWNACMFFAISKTIGFGSDTWVYPNISHPEHGRLARKYIYSLYWSTLTLTTIGETPAPVRDVEFLFVIADFLTGVLIFASIVGNVGAMISNMNASRAEFQAKIDSIKQYMQFRKVTKDLEARVIKWFDYLWTEKKTCDEKEVLKNLPDKLKAEIAINVHLDTLKKVRIFQDCEAGLLIELVLKLQPQVFSPGDYICKKGDIGREMYIIKEGKLAVVADDGVTQFVVLSDGAYFGEISILGIKGSKAGNRRTANIRSVGYSDLFALSKDDLMEALTEYPEAKKALEEKGKAILMKDNLIDEAVANAGADPKDLEEKITKLQSNLQDMQGKFAQMMAQFISSQSQMKKRVTEMEAKVTAIKPQDLAEVVADKDKKVQ; this is translated from the exons ATGGCTAAAGTCAACGTGGCGCACTCCATTAAAACGACGCAGCAGTTGCCTGGCTGCACATCCGACGACGAGCTATCGGTCATTGAAAATGGAGACAACAG AGACCACCTTGCCTGTGAAGGCAACTCTGAGATGCCTTCACTGTCCCACAGAAGTTCATTTACAGGGGACGGAGCAATGGCCAG AGTAAAACCAGAGGAAGAGAGGCACGACTCTTTCTTGGAGCGCTTTAGAGGCCCCGAGCTCAAAGAAATGGCCAGTCGAGAGAGCAATGCTCTGGGTCAGAGTGACTCAGTCCACAAACGGAA TAAGTGGACACTCGCTGCTTTTAACGTGAATAATTGCAACAACACAGACAG CAAAAAAGAGGACAAAAAAGACGAGATTaaaaaagaggagaagaaagacaaCAAGGATGAGAAaaaggatgaaaagaaagatgaGAAAAAAGACGACAAAAAAGACGACAAAAAGGACGATAAAAAGGATGATAAGAAGGACGATAAAAAGGATGATAAGAAGGACGATAAAAAGGATGATAAGAAGGATGACAAAAAGAAAGAGGAGCCACC GAAAGAAATCTGGCTGATGGATCCAGCCGCAGACCAGTACTACAGGTGGCTCACCATCATTGCTGGACCCGTCTTTTACAACCTGATGATGATCGTGACAAG GGCTTGTTTCAATGAGCTCCAGGAGAGTTACACCAAACTCTGGATCATCTTAGACTACACCTCAGACTTCATCTACTACACAGACACGTTTGTGAGGTCAAGAACAG GTTACTTGGAGCAAGGCCTGCTGGTGAAGGACGCCCAGAAACTACGAGCCAAATACAGAACCACGTCTCAATTCAAATATGACATGATCTCTATGATCCCCACCGACCTCCTGTTTCTGAAGTATGGCTATAACAACCCGGAGTTCAGATTCAACCGCCTGTGCAAAATCTCCCGGCTGTTTGAGTTCTTTGAGAGGACTGAAACCAGGACCAGCTTCCCCAATATATTTCGCATCAGTAACCTCGTGCTGTATATCTTAGTCATTATCCACTGGAACGCTTGCATGTTCTTTGCCATCTCTAAAACCATTGGTTTTGGAAGCGACACCTGGGTGTATCCCAATATCAGCCACCCAGAACACGGGCGCCTCGCCAGGAAGTACATCTACTCCCTGTACTGGTCCACACTGACCCTCACCACTATTGGAGAGACCCCTGCCCCGGTCAGGGATGTGGAATTCCTATTTGTCATCGCAGACTTCCTGACAGGCGTGCTGATCTTTGCTAGTATCGTCGGTAACGTCGGTGCCATGATCTCCAACATGAACGCCTCCCGTGCCGAGTTCCAGGCAAAGATTGACTCTATTAAGCAATACATGCAATTTCGAAAGGTCACCAAAGACCTGGAAGCCAGGGTCATCAAATGGTTCGACTACCTGTGGACTGAGAAGAAGACCTGCGATGAAAAAGAAGTCCTAAAGAACCTGCCGGACAAGCTCAAGGCCGAGATCGCCATCAACGTCCACCTCGATACGTTAAAGAAAGTTCGAATCTTCCAGGACTGTGAGGCCGGTCTCCTTATCGAGCTGGTGCTGAAGCTCCAACCCCAAGTCTTCAGTCCAGGGGACTACATCTGCAAGAAGGGAGATATTGGCAGGGAGATGTACATTATCAAGGAGGGCAAGCTGGCTGTGGTGGCTGATGATGGTGTCACTCAGTTCGTGGTTCTCAGTGATGGCGCCTACTTTGGAGAAATCAGTATTCTGGGGATCAAAGGCAGTAAAGCTGGCAACAGGAGAACAGCCAACATCCGGAGCGTGGGCTACTCGGATCTCTTTGCCTTGTCTAAAGACGACCTGATGGAAGCTCTCACTGAGTACCCAGAGGCCAAGAAGGCCCTGGAGGAGAAGGGCAAGGCCATTCTGATGAAAGACAACCTGATTGATGAGGCGGTAGCCAACGCTGGTGCTGACCCCAAGGACTTAGAAGAGAAGATCACCAAACTCCAAAGCAATCTGCAAGACATGCAGGGCAAGTTTGCCCAGATGATGGCCCAGTTCATCTCCAGTCAGAgccagatgaagaagagggtgaCCGAGATGGAGGCCAAAGTGACTGCCATCAAACCGCAGGACTTGGCTGAGGTGGTGGCGGACAAGGACAAGAAGGTGCAGTGA
- the cnga3a gene encoding cyclic nucleotide-gated channel cone photoreceptor subunit alpha isoform X4, with translation MPSLSHRSSFTGDGAMARVKPEEERHDSFLERFRGPELKEMASRESNALGQSDSVHKRNKWTLAAFNVNNCNNTDSKKEDKKDEIKKEEKKDNKDEKKDEKKDEKKDDKKDDKKDDKKDDKKDDKKDDKKDDKKDDKKDDKKKEEPPKEIWLMDPAADQYYRWLTIIAGPVFYNLMMIVTRACFNELQESYTKLWIILDYTSDFIYYTDTFVRSRTGYLEQGLLVKDAQKLRAKYRTTSQFKYDMISMIPTDLLFLKYGYNNPEFRFNRLCKISRLFEFFERTETRTSFPNIFRISNLVLYILVIIHWNACMFFAISKTIGFGSDTWVYPNISHPEHGRLARKYIYSLYWSTLTLTTIGETPAPVRDVEFLFVIADFLTGVLIFASIVGNVGAMISNMNASRAEFQAKIDSIKQYMQFRKVTKDLEARVIKWFDYLWTEKKTCDEKEVLKNLPDKLKAEIAINVHLDTLKKVRIFQDCEAGLLIELVLKLQPQVFSPGDYICKKGDIGREMYIIKEGKLAVVADDGVTQFVVLSDGAYFGEISILGIKGSKAGNRRTANIRSVGYSDLFALSKDDLMEALTEYPEAKKALEEKGKAILMKDNLIDEAVANAGADPKDLEEKITKLQSNLQDMQGKFAQMMAQFISSQSQMKKRVTEMEAKVTAIKPQDLAEVVADKDKKVQ, from the exons ATGCCTTCACTGTCCCACAGAAGTTCATTTACAGGGGACGGAGCAATGGCCAG AGTAAAACCAGAGGAAGAGAGGCACGACTCTTTCTTGGAGCGCTTTAGAGGCCCCGAGCTCAAAGAAATGGCCAGTCGAGAGAGCAATGCTCTGGGTCAGAGTGACTCAGTCCACAAACGGAA TAAGTGGACACTCGCTGCTTTTAACGTGAATAATTGCAACAACACAGACAG CAAAAAAGAGGACAAAAAAGACGAGATTaaaaaagaggagaagaaagacaaCAAGGATGAGAAaaaggatgaaaagaaagatgaGAAAAAAGACGACAAAAAAGACGACAAAAAGGACGATAAAAAGGATGATAAGAAGGACGATAAAAAGGATGATAAGAAGGACGATAAAAAGGATGATAAGAAGGATGACAAAAAGAAAGAGGAGCCACC GAAAGAAATCTGGCTGATGGATCCAGCCGCAGACCAGTACTACAGGTGGCTCACCATCATTGCTGGACCCGTCTTTTACAACCTGATGATGATCGTGACAAG GGCTTGTTTCAATGAGCTCCAGGAGAGTTACACCAAACTCTGGATCATCTTAGACTACACCTCAGACTTCATCTACTACACAGACACGTTTGTGAGGTCAAGAACAG GTTACTTGGAGCAAGGCCTGCTGGTGAAGGACGCCCAGAAACTACGAGCCAAATACAGAACCACGTCTCAATTCAAATATGACATGATCTCTATGATCCCCACCGACCTCCTGTTTCTGAAGTATGGCTATAACAACCCGGAGTTCAGATTCAACCGCCTGTGCAAAATCTCCCGGCTGTTTGAGTTCTTTGAGAGGACTGAAACCAGGACCAGCTTCCCCAATATATTTCGCATCAGTAACCTCGTGCTGTATATCTTAGTCATTATCCACTGGAACGCTTGCATGTTCTTTGCCATCTCTAAAACCATTGGTTTTGGAAGCGACACCTGGGTGTATCCCAATATCAGCCACCCAGAACACGGGCGCCTCGCCAGGAAGTACATCTACTCCCTGTACTGGTCCACACTGACCCTCACCACTATTGGAGAGACCCCTGCCCCGGTCAGGGATGTGGAATTCCTATTTGTCATCGCAGACTTCCTGACAGGCGTGCTGATCTTTGCTAGTATCGTCGGTAACGTCGGTGCCATGATCTCCAACATGAACGCCTCCCGTGCCGAGTTCCAGGCAAAGATTGACTCTATTAAGCAATACATGCAATTTCGAAAGGTCACCAAAGACCTGGAAGCCAGGGTCATCAAATGGTTCGACTACCTGTGGACTGAGAAGAAGACCTGCGATGAAAAAGAAGTCCTAAAGAACCTGCCGGACAAGCTCAAGGCCGAGATCGCCATCAACGTCCACCTCGATACGTTAAAGAAAGTTCGAATCTTCCAGGACTGTGAGGCCGGTCTCCTTATCGAGCTGGTGCTGAAGCTCCAACCCCAAGTCTTCAGTCCAGGGGACTACATCTGCAAGAAGGGAGATATTGGCAGGGAGATGTACATTATCAAGGAGGGCAAGCTGGCTGTGGTGGCTGATGATGGTGTCACTCAGTTCGTGGTTCTCAGTGATGGCGCCTACTTTGGAGAAATCAGTATTCTGGGGATCAAAGGCAGTAAAGCTGGCAACAGGAGAACAGCCAACATCCGGAGCGTGGGCTACTCGGATCTCTTTGCCTTGTCTAAAGACGACCTGATGGAAGCTCTCACTGAGTACCCAGAGGCCAAGAAGGCCCTGGAGGAGAAGGGCAAGGCCATTCTGATGAAAGACAACCTGATTGATGAGGCGGTAGCCAACGCTGGTGCTGACCCCAAGGACTTAGAAGAGAAGATCACCAAACTCCAAAGCAATCTGCAAGACATGCAGGGCAAGTTTGCCCAGATGATGGCCCAGTTCATCTCCAGTCAGAgccagatgaagaagagggtgaCCGAGATGGAGGCCAAAGTGACTGCCATCAAACCGCAGGACTTGGCTGAGGTGGTGGCGGACAAGGACAAGAAGGTGCAGTGA
- the cnga3a gene encoding cyclic nucleotide-gated channel cone photoreceptor subunit alpha isoform X3, producing the protein MPSLSHRSSFTGDGAMARLSYFFFMLHNWASNRVKPEEERHDSFLERFRGPELKEMASRESNALGQSDSVHKRNKWTLAAFNVNNCNNTDSKKEDKKDEIKKEEKKDNKDEKKDEKKDEKKDDKKDDKKDDKKDDKKDDKKDDKKDDKKDDKKDDKKKEEPPKEIWLMDPAADQYYRWLTIIAGPVFYNLMMIVTRACFNELQESYTKLWIILDYTSDFIYYTDTFVRSRTGYLEQGLLVKDAQKLRAKYRTTSQFKYDMISMIPTDLLFLKYGYNNPEFRFNRLCKISRLFEFFERTETRTSFPNIFRISNLVLYILVIIHWNACMFFAISKTIGFGSDTWVYPNISHPEHGRLARKYIYSLYWSTLTLTTIGETPAPVRDVEFLFVIADFLTGVLIFASIVGNVGAMISNMNASRAEFQAKIDSIKQYMQFRKVTKDLEARVIKWFDYLWTEKKTCDEKEVLKNLPDKLKAEIAINVHLDTLKKVRIFQDCEAGLLIELVLKLQPQVFSPGDYICKKGDIGREMYIIKEGKLAVVADDGVTQFVVLSDGAYFGEISILGIKGSKAGNRRTANIRSVGYSDLFALSKDDLMEALTEYPEAKKALEEKGKAILMKDNLIDEAVANAGADPKDLEEKITKLQSNLQDMQGKFAQMMAQFISSQSQMKKRVTEMEAKVTAIKPQDLAEVVADKDKKVQ; encoded by the exons ATGCCTTCACTGTCCCACAGAAGTTCATTTACAGGGGACGGAGCAATGGCCAG GCTCTCTTACTTCTTCTTCATGCTACACAACTGGGCCTCCAACAGAGTAAAACCAGAGGAAGAGAGGCACGACTCTTTCTTGGAGCGCTTTAGAGGCCCCGAGCTCAAAGAAATGGCCAGTCGAGAGAGCAATGCTCTGGGTCAGAGTGACTCAGTCCACAAACGGAA TAAGTGGACACTCGCTGCTTTTAACGTGAATAATTGCAACAACACAGACAG CAAAAAAGAGGACAAAAAAGACGAGATTaaaaaagaggagaagaaagacaaCAAGGATGAGAAaaaggatgaaaagaaagatgaGAAAAAAGACGACAAAAAAGACGACAAAAAGGACGATAAAAAGGATGATAAGAAGGACGATAAAAAGGATGATAAGAAGGACGATAAAAAGGATGATAAGAAGGATGACAAAAAGAAAGAGGAGCCACC GAAAGAAATCTGGCTGATGGATCCAGCCGCAGACCAGTACTACAGGTGGCTCACCATCATTGCTGGACCCGTCTTTTACAACCTGATGATGATCGTGACAAG GGCTTGTTTCAATGAGCTCCAGGAGAGTTACACCAAACTCTGGATCATCTTAGACTACACCTCAGACTTCATCTACTACACAGACACGTTTGTGAGGTCAAGAACAG GTTACTTGGAGCAAGGCCTGCTGGTGAAGGACGCCCAGAAACTACGAGCCAAATACAGAACCACGTCTCAATTCAAATATGACATGATCTCTATGATCCCCACCGACCTCCTGTTTCTGAAGTATGGCTATAACAACCCGGAGTTCAGATTCAACCGCCTGTGCAAAATCTCCCGGCTGTTTGAGTTCTTTGAGAGGACTGAAACCAGGACCAGCTTCCCCAATATATTTCGCATCAGTAACCTCGTGCTGTATATCTTAGTCATTATCCACTGGAACGCTTGCATGTTCTTTGCCATCTCTAAAACCATTGGTTTTGGAAGCGACACCTGGGTGTATCCCAATATCAGCCACCCAGAACACGGGCGCCTCGCCAGGAAGTACATCTACTCCCTGTACTGGTCCACACTGACCCTCACCACTATTGGAGAGACCCCTGCCCCGGTCAGGGATGTGGAATTCCTATTTGTCATCGCAGACTTCCTGACAGGCGTGCTGATCTTTGCTAGTATCGTCGGTAACGTCGGTGCCATGATCTCCAACATGAACGCCTCCCGTGCCGAGTTCCAGGCAAAGATTGACTCTATTAAGCAATACATGCAATTTCGAAAGGTCACCAAAGACCTGGAAGCCAGGGTCATCAAATGGTTCGACTACCTGTGGACTGAGAAGAAGACCTGCGATGAAAAAGAAGTCCTAAAGAACCTGCCGGACAAGCTCAAGGCCGAGATCGCCATCAACGTCCACCTCGATACGTTAAAGAAAGTTCGAATCTTCCAGGACTGTGAGGCCGGTCTCCTTATCGAGCTGGTGCTGAAGCTCCAACCCCAAGTCTTCAGTCCAGGGGACTACATCTGCAAGAAGGGAGATATTGGCAGGGAGATGTACATTATCAAGGAGGGCAAGCTGGCTGTGGTGGCTGATGATGGTGTCACTCAGTTCGTGGTTCTCAGTGATGGCGCCTACTTTGGAGAAATCAGTATTCTGGGGATCAAAGGCAGTAAAGCTGGCAACAGGAGAACAGCCAACATCCGGAGCGTGGGCTACTCGGATCTCTTTGCCTTGTCTAAAGACGACCTGATGGAAGCTCTCACTGAGTACCCAGAGGCCAAGAAGGCCCTGGAGGAGAAGGGCAAGGCCATTCTGATGAAAGACAACCTGATTGATGAGGCGGTAGCCAACGCTGGTGCTGACCCCAAGGACTTAGAAGAGAAGATCACCAAACTCCAAAGCAATCTGCAAGACATGCAGGGCAAGTTTGCCCAGATGATGGCCCAGTTCATCTCCAGTCAGAgccagatgaagaagagggtgaCCGAGATGGAGGCCAAAGTGACTGCCATCAAACCGCAGGACTTGGCTGAGGTGGTGGCGGACAAGGACAAGAAGGTGCAGTGA